The DNA window CTAATATTTTCCCATTTTTATCAACAAAATCTCCTGGTACAATTTTCCCAGGCTTTTTATCTGCGATAAATCTTCCATAGTCATCATCTTTCACAAAACAGATTTCTTGACTATCTGGTCTAGAAGCATTTATAAAACCAAGCTCTGATGCTATCTTTCTAACCTCATCCTTTGAATCAAATTCACCTAAAGGCATAAGCGTATGTTTTAGTTGTTCCTGCGTAAAGTTAAATAATGCATAAGTTTGATCTTTTGCAATTGCATTAGATTTTTTCATCATATATTTATCATTTTTTTCATCATATTCGATTTTAGCATAATGTCCTGTTGCCACATAATAGGCACCTAAATTATGAGCACGTCTTAATAATTCATCAAACTTCATAAATTTATTACAGGCAATACAAGGATTTGGCGTTCTTCCGCTAATATATTCTTCTACAAAATAATTGATTACCTTTTCTTCAAAGATTTCCTTAAAGTTCATCACATAAAATGGTATTTCTAATTCATTTGCAACACGTCTTGCATCATCTACTGCCGATAAACCACAACATCCATCTTCTCTTTCTTCCTCCTCCATGTCTGGCCAAACCTTCATTGTTACACCAATGACTTCATATCCTTGTTTTTTTAGAACATATGCAGCTACTGAACTATCTACACCACCACTCATACCAACTACTACTTTTTTCTTATCTAAAGACATGATTTTTGTCACCTTCTTTTTAATATTTTTTGTTTTTCCTTATTTTTTATTCAAATATAAAGCCCAGGAAATCCTGGGCTTATATTTCTTCTTCCTCATGATGATCATGAGGATCTGCATCTGGATCAAAATCCTCTAATCCTTTTATTTGAATGTTATTTTTCTCTGCATAATCAAGAAGTGCTGCTTTTACTGCTTGTTCTGCCAAAATAGAACAATGCACCTTTGGCGCTGGAAGTCCTCCTAAAGCTTCAACTACAGCTTTATTTGTTAGTTCCAAAGCTTCTTGAATACTTTTCCCTTTTATCATTTCTGTTGCTATACTTGATGAAGCAATAGCAGAACCACATCCAAAAGTTTTGAATTTTACATCTTCAATGATATCATTTTCAACTTTTAAATATATTTTCATGATATCTCCACATTTTGCATTACCAACTTGTCCTACACCACTAGCATCTTCAATTTCACCAACATTTCTTGGATTAGTAAAATGATCCATTACTTTTTCTGAGTACATTATCTTTGTCCCCCTTTAACATTTTCATACAATGGTGACATTTGTCTTAATCTATCTACAATCTTAGGCAATTGCTCTAATACATAATCTATATCCTCTTCTGTTGTAAAATCACCAACAGTAAGTCTTAAAGACCCATGAGCAATCTCATGAGGCAATCCAATCGCCATTAGAACATGGGATGGATCAAGTGATCCTGAAGTACATGCTGATCCACTTGAACCAGCTATTCCAACCATGTCTAGACTAAGTAGCAAAGATTCTCCTTCAATAAACTCAAACACCATATTTACATTTCCTACAAGTCTCTTTTCTGGATGACCATTCAATCTTACATAGTCAATCCTTTCCATTATACCTTGTATTAGTTTTTCTCTCAAGATTTTTAAATGATTCATATGTGTATCTATATTTTCCATTGCCATTTCACAGGCTTTTCCGAAACCTACAATTCCTGATACATTTTCAGTTCCTGCTCTTCTTCTTCTCTCTTGAGCACCACCATGAACAAATGAATGGATTTTCAAACCCTTTCTCATATAAAGAGCACCGATTCCTTTTGGTCCATAAATTTTATGACTTGACACAGACATTAAATCGATATTTAATTCATTTACATCAATGGCTACATTTCCTAATGCTTGTACTGCATCTGTATGGAATAGTATCCCTTTTTCTTTGGCTATTTGACCAATCTCTTTTATTGGTTGAATAGTACCTATTTCATTATTTGCAAACATAATTGAAATCAATATAGTTTCATCTGTAATGGCCTTTTTTAAATCTTCTAAATCAATTAATCCATACTCATCTACATCTAAGTAAGTCACAGAAAAACCATTTTTTTCTAAATATTCACAGACATGTAAAACTGCATGATGTTCTATTTTTGTTGTAATAATATGATTTCCTTTATCTTTATTGGCATACGCAATTCCCTTTATTGCCCAGTTATCTGCTTCAGATCCACCTGCCGTAAAATAAACTTCATCTGGTTTTGCACCAATTAATTTTGCTACTTGATCTCTTGCAACATCTACTGCTTTTTTTGCTTCTCTTCCAAATGAATAGATGCTAGAAGGATTTCCAAATTTCTCTGTGAAGTAAGGTTGCATTTCTTCTAGTACTTCTTTTTTCATTGGTGTTGTTGCAGAATAATCAAGATAAACTCGTCTATTCATTTCATCATCTCCCTAAAAATTATATATAATACATATAGGAATCACCATTGGTCATCTTTTTATGATCCTCAAGCATATCTTGTAGTGTTATATTATCTACTACATCATTTATACTATCACGTATCTTTTCCCATATGGTTCTTGTGACACAATATTCTGCTTTATAGCATTCTTTTGAATCATCATCCATTACACAATCTGCTGGTGCTAAAGGTCCTTCAAGAGTTCTTATAATATCACCAACTGTAATATTTTCAGGTCTTCTTGCAAGCATATATCCACCTTGAGCTCCTCGAATGCTTTTTACTAAACCTGCTTTTCTAAGACTTGAAAATAGTTGCTCCAAATAATGAACAGAAAGATTTTGCTTTTCAGCAATACTGTTTAAAGCAATAGGGCCTTCACCAAAATTAAGGGCTAATTCAAACATAGCTTTTACACCGTATCTTCCCTTGGTTGATAGCTTCATTCTATCACTCCCTTCGCAATCCCAAGTAAAGTACTCAGAATTCAATTTAAAGTATAGTATACCCAAGTAAATTTGTCAAGATTCAATAGAATAATTTTTTATAAGCTTCACATGCTCTTAGTAACTTTTAATAATTCTATTACATATAATAAACTAGCTCAAAGAAAGGAGGATCATTTAAATGTCTAACTGTTGTTGTTTAACTGGCGAATATTCTTTAGCATGTAGTGGAGGCACTAATAGTGCTATGCGTATTTTTCTTTCAGAACCTCCCCATGCTCAAGATTTATTGGTTACTATAGAAAATAGTGGGAATTGTCCTGTAATCATTAGTGTCAACCAAAATCCAATTACTACAGTCCCCCCCCCTCAATGTGAATCTGAACCCTATTATTCTTCTAATAAAAATTCTAAAACATTTTCTCTTAAAAATGTATATAGTCTAGACATCTCCTGTGGGGATTGCTTTGAAATTGAATCTTGCTGTAAAGGTTCCTATACAATTTGTTTCTTTTAAATCATTAATAAGTTAATGTTTAGAATAGTATACAACAGAAAATATGTTAAATTATTAGCCTATAATTTATTATGTTAAAAAGCTCCTAATCGGCAAAATTAGGAGCTTTTTAACATATGTGATAATCTTATATATCAATTATTTTAGTCTATAATAATGCATATTAGGAACAACATTTCTTTTACTAAATCCAGATGAAAAATTTGGATAACCTTCTTTTATCTTTTTAATTGCTTCTGATAATAAAATCATATAGGGTAAATAAATTAACTTTACTACTTTTTTATCGTTTATATGATAATAATGACATAAATTAAATTCTTTTGGACTTAGTATACAAAATCCTGAAAAATGATAAAATATTAAAGGGTTATTATTTACATAAACTTCTCTATTTCTATGAGATACATTGTATCTTTCAATATTCCATAGAGCTGCATTGGCACCGATGGTATTTACCACATGTACATTTTGGAATAAAGTAGGCCAAACCTCCACATATCTTTGATCTCCAAAAGTTTTATTGATTACATCCATCTCTACACTGCATTTTTCAATACATTTATTTTTCCACCAGCCTATAGCACTTAAAGCAATATCATCCTTTTTGCAACCCACAAAACCTGTATTATATCTTCCTGTAAGATTATAGTAATGCATAAATCTATTTGAATTATGATGTTCTGTTATATAAAGGGATGCATTTGGCGCTTCTTGAAAGATTAACTCGGGATTTGAAAAAAAACAAAGATCTGCATCTAAATGAGCATAATACTGAGCAGTTGGAAAATTGCACATAATATAGTATAACACTACTGGTTTTAGTGTCCAACAATATTCATGATAAATTCTATTTGATTTTGCTCTTAATAATTCTTCATCTTCCACCTCATGTAATTGAATGAGTGTAACATTATGATAATTCATATCTTTTAATATTTTATATGTTTTTTCATCAACACATAGTGCAAAAAGACGAAAATCATTACAGTGATAGGTTAATGTATTATACATAACTATAAATTTGAACACATGACTTTGTGAAACAACTGTAGAAAAATGAAACTTATTCATATAGGGTCTCCTTCCACTACATTATATCCCTACATTCATCATATCGATACCATACACATGCTTTATTAACATATAAAAAGTATCAACAAAATGAGATAATCCTAATTCATATAGTTCATTTCCTTGTTTCTTTATCTTGCAAAAATCTATATGAAGTTTAATTCTTTCATTTTTATTATTTTTAAAACTTTTTTTACTTTTTTGTAGATATTTTTCATAATGTCTTTTGTATAAGATCTTTAAAAATTCTATCAATTGATCTATTAACCCTTTATATTGTTCCATCTCTTTTATTTGATTAATATCATTCATAATCTCATTAATCAAATTTGGATCAATAGAGGTATACATATTTGAACATACAAGCAACATCTCAACAAAATAGGGATTACTATACTTTTCACAAATATAATACAAATTGTGCCATATATCATCTTTTGTAAAATTAACTGGATGTTCTTGGTGAATACTGAGTATATCATGTCTTATGATAAATTTACAACCTAACTTATAAAGTCGAATCCCTAAATCAAAATCTTCAAAGCCATACCGTATGATTTTCTGATCAAATAACCCTACTCTTATAACATTTTGTTTATATACAGAACAATTATTGGTTATAAAAAATTTCCATGGAAAATTATAGCCTTTCAACTCCTCTCCATATTTTTCAACATCTAACTTCATTGAAATCATAAGAGGCATATTTAAATCAAAACTAAAATCAATAAAACTTTCATCTATAATTTGCTCTTCCGTAATCAATGGAGATTTATTTTTATGATAAGGAATTATATTTAAGTTGTATCTATGTTTTTGATTATCTAAAGTTTTTATCTGATCACGGCTAAATTTTTTATAATAATAACTATAAATCCTTCTCATACAATTTCCACAAATTACAGTATTTTTGTCTTTATGGGCTTCAATATGATTTTTTATAAAATCTTTTGTTGCAATCATATCACTATCATGAAAAATTAATAACTCTCCTACTGATTTTAATATTCCTTTATTTCTTGCGTAAGCTATTCCTTTATTATTCTTTAATCTTATGATTGACAAAGGATAATTTGCATTAAATTCTGATAACATATTGGATGTATTATCTATCGATCCATTGTCAATAACAATTACTTCAAATTCATTCCTAGGATAATTTTGATGGTTCAATGAAATTAAATTATAATATAATCTTTCACAAGAATTATATGAGGGAATAATTACACTGACTTTCATAGTATTTTCACATCCTTATGATTTTCACAAATCAACTTAAAATTGCTATTTTAAAAATTTTGTGTACCACTCAATCGTCTTTTTTAGTCCTTCTTGCATACTATAAATTGGTTTCCATCCTAAAAGATTTCTTGCTTTATTGGCAGAAAGATACTGATGCTTAATTTCATACTTGGCTTCATTTAAAATAATAGGTTTTAAATCACTGTCCATCATTTTCAATATTTTTTCTACCAATTCAGATACTGTTAGATATAGTTCATTACTAAAGTTAAACGCTTCTCCACTTAAATTAAGTGCTTCCATTTTTTCAGCTAATAATAGATATGCATTTACTGCATCTTCAACATAAAAATAATCTCGGATATTAGTTCCATCACTTCTAATAACTGGTGCCTCCTTATTTAAAATAGTCTGTATCGTTTGAGGAATAATTCTATTAAAATTAAGATCTCCTCCTCCATACAAATTTCCACAGCGTGTAATACATACGGGCAATTTATAGGTATGATAAAAGGTTTGTGCAATTAAATCTGCACAACTTTTTGATACATCATAAGGATGCTTCCCTCGAAGAGGCATATTCTCATGGTATGGCAAATTTTTTTGATCTCCATAAGCCTTATCGCTAGATGCAATAACAATTGCTTTTACTAACGGACTCCTTCTGCATGCTTCTAGTATATTCCATGTGCCTAATATATTTGATTCAAAAGTAGATATTGGATTCCTATTAGCAATTCCTACAATAGCCTGTGCTGCTAAATGAAAAACTGTATGAATTTCATATTCTCCTAATACTCGTTCTAATACATTTATATCTTCTAAAGATCCTTTTACAAAGTTCATTTCTTTATGGCAATTCATTTTATACAGGTTAGAATTTGGAACACCATCCCTCACTAAAGCTGTAACATTTGCACCTAAACTAATTAATTCCTTTGCTATATAACTTCCTAAAAATCCTGTAGCTCCTGTTATAAAGACATTTCTATTCTTCCAATATTTATTGTTCAATATCTTCACCACACCTTCCAGTAAGCTTTACTATTTTCCCACATTTCGTTTACTTTCAAAAGATCTTTATATGTGTCCATTGCTACCCAAAACCCTTTATGTTGATAAACTGCCAGTTGACTATCATTTGCTAAATTCATCAATGGTTCTCGCTCAAAAATACAATCCTTCTCATTTCCGATATATGAAAAAATTTCTTTATTTAATACAAAGAAACCTCCATTGATAATATCATTGGTATTTGGTTTTTCTTCAAAGGAGCTGGCAATATCATTATCTACGATTAACGTCCCATACTGGTTTATTTTTTTTATCCCCGTTACAGTTGCTATTCTCCCTTTCTTTTTGTGAAAATCAAGCAAACTATTTATGTCTATATCTGCCAATCCATCTCCATAAGTTAACATAAATGTTCCATCACCAATGTACTTTTGAGCTTGTTTGATTCTGCCCCCTGTCATGGTATCAATCCCTGTATCAATAAAAGTAATTCTCCATTTTTCCGGAGTTTCCAATAACTTTATATTTTTTTGTTCACTCTCTAATAGAAAATTGTTATTTTTCCAATGGTAATTTATAAAATATTCTTTAATCTGCTCTCCTTTATATCCTAGTAATAAAACAAAGTCATTCAACCCATAATACATATATGCTTTCATAATATGCCACAATATCGGTTTTCCGCCAATCATAGCTAAAGGCTTAGGCACATCATCTGTAATTTCTTTCATTCGTGATCCTTTTCCACCACATAAAATTACGACTTTCATATTCCCCCTCCTATTTCATGAAAAAGTACTTACAAATAGCACTTTATTAAAATAGCTAGTTCACATTTTTCAATTTCTATTTTAAATATTTATTAATACATTTTATCTCTTCATTTCACATTATGTTAATACAATAGATTTCGTTACAAGAAAACCATAAAAAGGTGACAAGTATTATATATTTACAATACTTATCACCTTTTTATACATATATAAAAATATTATTGTTTTATCATGGAAAAATAGATTTTTTTAACTTGTTTAGCTATTTTCATCCAAGTATAGTTTTTCATAATAAAATCCCTAAATAAATTATTTTTATCTGTTTCAAAAGCTTCTATCGTTTCTTTATATATTGATTCAGTATTATATGGATTACAATATCTTATATAGTCTCCAAAAACTTCTTTTGTAGAACCTATTTCTGTAGTCACTACATTACATCCCCCAATACCCGCTTCAAGATTGGCAATTCCTGGGTATTCTATCCAGCTAGGTAGCACATGCACCTTAGCATCTTTATATATTGAATTTAATTCAGATCTTTTAATATTCTCCAATAAAAAAAGTTTTTCTTTTCCTACTTTTAAACATTCTTTAAGATAAGTCTTATCGTTCACAGTTCCTACTAATACTAAAGGTATTTTCTCTTTCGAAAGGGCTTTTATTAATCCCCACTGATTTTTCTGATAATTAATCCTTCCCACGCACAAAATATACTCATCTATTCCATATTTCTTCTTTAGAAAATCTTTCGTCCCCATCAAAAAACTTTCATCTACCCCATAGGAAACTATTTCATATTTTGAAGAAGTATTGTAATTCTTAATAATTAATTCTGCTTCTCCCATACAATGCGGTAAATAGACATCACAATGATCAAACAAAAACTTTCTCTTTTTTTCATTACGATTCCAAGATATTATTTTTTCTAATTGTAGCGCATCTTTGAAGTATTTTCTCAAATCCCAATATATGGGTGTTAATGCTATTTTTTTATGATGCTTCTTTGCATGCTTCATAAATTGATAGCTTTCTTGCACCCTTATTGTATTAAAAATATGAACAAGATCATATTTACTTAAATTAATTCTATCATCATGATACACATCTACCTTTACACCTAGATTTGTTAAATTTTTTCTAAGATTCTGTACAATTATACTGTCTCCTGCCACATTACTTAGATAATCTTTTCTTATTTGGAACAATACATTCATTTCATCACCTTATTTTCTAGGTATTTGTATACTAATATCTGAATCCTGAAATTGAGGAGGGAAAAAATCATCTGGAAATGGTCGATTATCAAACTCCTTACGCACTGACTTTTCTGATTCCTCATAATTTTCGGCTTCAGGAGGTTCAAAGGGCTCCGGGTGAACTGGTATTGACAGCTGAATTCTACCAACTACTCTAATAACTGATAATACCCCTATTGGAAGTTTAATTTTATTTTCAATCATTTCTGGAGGTGTTAATACTTCTGACCGAGTTTCTATAACAATCCTAAAATTAAATTCATCTCTTGCTTCTGGCATATATAAAACAACATCTTTTACGATATCTGGTGTAAATCCATTTACACTTACACACTCTCCAGAAACTGTATTTCTCAATCTTATTGTAAATGGAACTTTTAAAACAAATTTCACTCTAGAAAAATTGGGTCTCTTTGGTCCTATTGATGTAACATTCAATGTCCCTTCAGCTATGTATCCCTCTTTAAAGACTATGCCAATAAATTGAAATGTTTCTCCTTTATTAGGTAAACTCTTTTTAAACTTTGGAAAACAATCTTTTTGTTGACAATAAGAATACACTTGATCTACTAAAATACATGCTTCTTCTGTTATTTCCCTTGAAATTTTCGAAGATTTTGTATTTACAAATTTATTTATATTTCTCTCATATGTTGTATATGGAGCTGGTTCAGAAATTTTCCGCTGTACTGATTTATTATAATTTGAGATACTTTTCGTCATTATTCATCTCCTTCCTTTTGAAAAATATGTCATTCATAATAGAGTCCTTTTTGTACTATCATATGATTCAACTTTGCTTTTCATTAATAAATATTTCATACTACAATACATAGTTTTTTAACTTTATATCATTTTTTTATTTTTTTATAAATACATTTATATAGGACAAATCTATTGATCCTAAGACTGGAGGTGTCACTATATGGAATTCATTTGCAATCAACAATATATACACTATAGTAAATCTGGATTTATATATTATTTTTATGTTATAAATAAAAAAATATATATGAAAACTTTTCATGATAATAAAATCTATGAAACAATTAAAATTGCTGAAAATATTGTGGACTATTCCGTAACTATAGACGATTTTGGAAATTTCCATCTCATTAGTATTTGCTCATCAGGAGAATTAAAATATAGTATTTATAAGGATAATAAATGGGATTTTCGACTACTTACACAATATGACTCAAAATATTATCAATTTAAAAACTTAAAAATATTTATTGTTCATGAACATATTCATATTTTAATAGCTGTTTCAAATATTCTGGATTCTAAATTATGGATTCTAAAGCATTACTATTGGAATACACAATCATGGATTAATAAAAAAGTATGTACCATCATTACAGAAAAATATGACATCCCGTTTCATGTAGATATTGATTCTAATCACAATATCCATATAGTATTTAAGTCATTGTCTAATAAAAAATATCAAATATATTATTGTAGATATCAAGCTACATATAACTCATGGAGCATACCTACGAGAATCAGTGACCCTGCATATAATCATTTTCACCCTTTCGTTTTTTGTGACAACATAAAAGGTACACATATCGTTTGGTCACGCTATTACCACAAGAATATGGAGATATTTTACTTATGTCTTTCTAAACTAAACACTTCTAAAAGCTATTTAGAGCAAGTTCAAAAACTATCAAATGAAAAAACAAACTGTACCCACCCTTATATTTTACAAGTTGGTAATTATATTAAAGTTTTATGGAAACAAAATAATGAGTACTTTTTCAAGACTTCAAATATATTTGATAATATTTGGAATCCATCTACTAAAGTTCAATTTGATCCTAAGTATAAATTATACACATTCTCAGTAATAGGGAATCATTACAAATCTTTAGTAGATGTAAAAATTAGAAATACTTATGGAATGCATATAAATAACAATTTTTTCATCATTGGCATAGATCATTCAGATACTATTGATAAACAAACTACAAATCCACTATGTACCTGCAATCCCTTATATAGTAATGACAAAGAAAATATAGATACAGTTCACCTTTATAATCAAATAAACCTTTTGATAGATATGGTACAAGATATTCAAAAAAAATACGAAAATATAGACCAAGTATTAAATAACTTAAATGATCATCAAAAACTAGTAGAGATGAAAGTAGATAAATTAATAAAATATGATGAAATCCTTGCAACTGCTGATCATAATCTATTTGAAAAAATAACTCATTTTTTCAAATCATAAAATACAGAAAAATAGAATGATAGTTCTAATATAGAACATATCATCCTATTTTTCAGTAAATTAGCAATCCATTCCAGGTCCAGTAATAAAATCATCTAATTGTGGTGGGAAAAACTCTGGCGGTAATTCTTGATTGAAGATTTCGCAAGGTTCTCCCAATGTTTCACAAGGTGCAGGTGGTGGACAGAATCCAAATGCTGGAATAACCAATTGTACTATTAACTCACATTTTATAATGTTAAAAATTCCTACAGTAAATACTGCATAGCAAATATCATCATATGGGTCACATGGAGTCTCACAATCTTCTCTTATGATTTGAGCATCTAATACTCTAGCTACGACCTCTAATTTAATAATTTCATCATCTTCATCTGTTGGTGGTTTCACTGTTCCTGATTGATCTACCTTTTGCTCATGAATAAACGATCTAGATTCTGGACAATACAAAGGACCTACCGTTTCACTTCTTCTTAATAATAATTCATTATCTTTAGATATTGTTCCATCATCAAATACTACATCATATAATATTTTTAATTGATATGTGTAAGAAATAAATTTTCTGTTAGGATCACTAGTAAGTGCCTTTTTACTGATAACTCTGAATGACCCTGGAACAATGCCTACTACTCTTGGATTCACAATTCCATCTGCACTACAATCAATTCTAACTCGAAGATCTGAATCAAAGAAAATTCTATCTTCTGGCTTTGCTTTTTCAGGTTCTCCTACTAAACATAATTTTAACAAACATGAATCATAAACTTTTGGAACTTGAACGCAAACTAATTCACATGCATTTCCGAATTGATCTCTCAACTCTTCTGGAATTACACCTGGAGTATACATGCTGGTTCCACAAGATGTTGACTTATACATATATTTTCCCCCTTTTCATTCATAGAATGAGTGCTATCATAATTTTAAGTAGTTATAAAAGATATCTGTTCTACTTGTATATTATGTAGCTCTCTTTATTTTGGTGATTAAATATTAAATATTTTTCTAATAAAAATTATTAACATATTGTGTTTTTATAACTAATATATTTAACTAAGGTAGGTGATGTGAATGACTATTTCTAAAAATACAAATATTTTCTTGTATACATTAAAAGAGATTATACATTTTTTCCCCTCAGATTCTGGCATCAGTTATCTATCTCAATCTACAAATGAGGAAATATGTATCTATGAAAAAAATATACTAAAATTTGATGTGGATATAGATTCTAACGGAAATATAGGTGTAGTTATTTTAGATTGTGAAGGAAAGTTTTTTTACTATTATTATGATGGTAAGACATGGACTAGTCATTTATTGTATGAGGTAGACTTTAATATAGAAGAATTTAAACATATCAGCATTAAATTTTCACGCAATTCACCCTATATTCTATTTTGCTGGCGAGATTTATCCTCACCTAATTTATGGTCTATTATTTCCTATTACCATGAAAATGATTATTGGAAAAAAGAAGTGCTCAATAGAATTTATATAAAACAACCTATTAAACCTTATATACTTATTAAAGATATAGACTATAACCTCTATTATATCTCCTTAAAGAATAATAATTTAATCTATGATCTAATATTAAGAAACTTACCTTCTCAATCTTATAAATGGTCGAATCTAACATTTTTAAGTAATTGTATATTTTTAAAACATTTTTATCTCGATGCACTTATTGATTCTGAAGGAATTATTCATGTAAGTTGGATAGATAAATATAAAAAAGAATATTGTATAAAATATATTTCTATTGATATAAAAAATCATAAAGCATCTCATTTAGAACAATTATTAAAAATGGATGTTCCCTTATTACATCAACAACTACTTTGCCAAAATAAACATATCTTTTGCTATGGAATAACAAAACAACATATTTATTTTACAAAAAAGCATACGCATTCAGCATGGAATGATCCTCATATGATAAATTTATCTCTTAATTCTATCCATCTCATAAAGATTATTAAAACCATTGATAACCCATTTATAAAGTATACTGCTAATTATATTTTATCTGAAAGTTCATCTACTATAGATCCAATATCTATTACTGAAATACATAGTAACAAAGCAAGTTTTATTCAATCTAATCATTCAAAAAAAGATACTATTCATGATTCATCCTTAGACACCTATAAAAAACTTGAAATAGAGCTGTATCAGAAAAGCCAAGAATTAGAAATGAAAAATAATCTTCTGAAAGCATTACAAGGAAATATTTCTTTCTTGAAAAGAGAACTAGACCGCTTAAATACACAAAATAGAAATTATATCAACACCCTCTATAGCAATAATGATAAATTTAAAAAATATAAATCTAATACAAATAACCTTGAAAAAAACTATGAAAAAATATTATCTGAATTTGACCTATCTGAACAAAAAAATAATGAACTAATGAATGAAATAACTATTTATCAAAATCAGCTAAAAAAAATGAAAGATCACTTAGATACATTAG is part of the Crassaminicella profunda genome and encodes:
- the mnmA gene encoding tRNA 2-thiouridine(34) synthase MnmA, yielding MSLDKKKVVVGMSGGVDSSVAAYVLKKQGYEVIGVTMKVWPDMEEEEREDGCCGLSAVDDARRVANELEIPFYVMNFKEIFEEKVINYFVEEYISGRTPNPCIACNKFMKFDELLRRAHNLGAYYVATGHYAKIEYDEKNDKYMMKKSNAIAKDQTYALFNFTQEQLKHTLMPLGEFDSKDEVRKIASELGFINASRPDSQEICFVKDDDYGRFIADKKPGKIVPGDFVDKNGKILGKHKGIVYYTIGQRKGLGIALGKPMFVVDIIPQKNQVVLGENEEVFGNALLAEDVNFLYLNKIEDGLKVQAQIRYNAKPEDAKLYGEEGNKVRVVFENPQRAITPGQAVVFYDGEYLMGGGTITKKVR
- the nifU gene encoding Fe-S cluster assembly scaffold protein NifU, whose product is MYSEKVMDHFTNPRNVGEIEDASGVGQVGNAKCGDIMKIYLKVENDIIEDVKFKTFGCGSAIASSSIATEMIKGKSIQEALELTNKAVVEALGGLPAPKVHCSILAEQAVKAALLDYAEKNNIQIKGLEDFDPDADPHDHHEEEEI
- the nifS gene encoding cysteine desulfurase NifS, coding for MNRRVYLDYSATTPMKKEVLEEMQPYFTEKFGNPSSIYSFGREAKKAVDVARDQVAKLIGAKPDEVYFTAGGSEADNWAIKGIAYANKDKGNHIITTKIEHHAVLHVCEYLEKNGFSVTYLDVDEYGLIDLEDLKKAITDETILISIMFANNEIGTIQPIKEIGQIAKEKGILFHTDAVQALGNVAIDVNELNIDLMSVSSHKIYGPKGIGALYMRKGLKIHSFVHGGAQERRRRAGTENVSGIVGFGKACEMAMENIDTHMNHLKILREKLIQGIMERIDYVRLNGHPEKRLVGNVNMVFEFIEGESLLLSLDMVGIAGSSGSACTSGSLDPSHVLMAIGLPHEIAHGSLRLTVGDFTTEEDIDYVLEQLPKIVDRLRQMSPLYENVKGGQR
- a CDS encoding RrF2 family transcriptional regulator gives rise to the protein MKLSTKGRYGVKAMFELALNFGEGPIALNSIAEKQNLSVHYLEQLFSSLRKAGLVKSIRGAQGGYMLARRPENITVGDIIRTLEGPLAPADCVMDDDSKECYKAEYCVTRTIWEKIRDSINDVVDNITLQDMLEDHKKMTNGDSYMYYI
- a CDS encoding glycosyltransferase family 2 protein, giving the protein MKVSVIIPSYNSCERLYYNLISLNHQNYPRNEFEVIVIDNGSIDNTSNMLSEFNANYPLSIIRLKNNKGIAYARNKGILKSVGELLIFHDSDMIATKDFIKNHIEAHKDKNTVICGNCMRRIYSYYYKKFSRDQIKTLDNQKHRYNLNIIPYHKNKSPLITEEQIIDESFIDFSFDLNMPLMISMKLDVEKYGEELKGYNFPWKFFITNNCSVYKQNVIRVGLFDQKIIRYGFEDFDLGIRLYKLGCKFIIRHDILSIHQEHPVNFTKDDIWHNLYYICEKYSNPYFVEMLLVCSNMYTSIDPNLINEIMNDINQIKEMEQYKGLIDQLIEFLKILYKRHYEKYLQKSKKSFKNNKNERIKLHIDFCKIKKQGNELYELGLSHFVDTFYMLIKHVYGIDMMNVGI
- a CDS encoding GDP-mannose 4,6-dehydratase, which encodes MKILNNKYWKNRNVFITGATGFLGSYIAKELISLGANVTALVRDGVPNSNLYKMNCHKEMNFVKGSLEDINVLERVLGEYEIHTVFHLAAQAIVGIANRNPISTFESNILGTWNILEACRRSPLVKAIVIASSDKAYGDQKNLPYHENMPLRGKHPYDVSKSCADLIAQTFYHTYKLPVCITRCGNLYGGGDLNFNRIIPQTIQTILNKEAPVIRSDGTNIRDYFYVEDAVNAYLLLAEKMEALNLSGEAFNFSNELYLTVSELVEKILKMMDSDLKPIILNEAKYEIKHQYLSANKARNLLGWKPIYSMQEGLKKTIEWYTKFLK
- the rfbF gene encoding glucose-1-phosphate cytidylyltransferase, whose translation is MKVVILCGGKGSRMKEITDDVPKPLAMIGGKPILWHIMKAYMYYGLNDFVLLLGYKGEQIKEYFINYHWKNNNFLLESEQKNIKLLETPEKWRITFIDTGIDTMTGGRIKQAQKYIGDGTFMLTYGDGLADIDINSLLDFHKKKGRIATVTGIKKINQYGTLIVDNDIASSFEEKPNTNDIINGGFFVLNKEIFSYIGNEKDCIFEREPLMNLANDSQLAVYQHKGFWVAMDTYKDLLKVNEMWENSKAYWKVW